From the Acidimicrobiales bacterium genome, the window ACCGATCACCGGATGGCGGGTGTCGGGGAGCAGTTGGCGCGCCATCTCGAACACGTCGACCCCGCCCTTGGTCTTGAAGGCTTCGCCCGAGCCGATGTCGTGATGGGCCGTCAGCCCCGTCAGCAACGCGCGCATCCCCGCCGACAACGCGTCGTGCGCGGCGTACATCGATGCCCACAAGGTGTCGCCGCCGTGGGCCGGCATCTCGATCGGCCGGAGCGATCCGATCGCCGGCGGCTCCAGGTCCCACGACACATCGGTGTGCCAGCGGTCCTGGAACGGCGGATGGTCGGCATCGTCGACGATGTGCTCGGCGACGGCCTCGGTCCGGCCGGCCACCCTCGCCAGCGGGTGGATGTAGGGCGAGCCGATCCGGAGCATGAACGCGAGGTGCTGTTCGTCGGTCAGATCGTCCTGGTCTCGGATGAACACCACCTGGTGCTCGTGCACGGCCGCCATCAGCTCGTCGACGGCGTCGTCGTCGAGCGTGTCGACCCGTGGGAGTCCGGTGATCTCCGCGCCGAGGATCGGCGTCAGTCGGCGCGTCTCGAAGCTGGCCATCGCCGGACACTACCGTCGCCACCATGAGCCTGGGATCCCGAACGTCGCCGTCGCTGTCGGACCGGGCACTGACGCTGCTGTTGCCACTCGGCGCGACGGAACAGCACGGCCCTCATCTCCCGCTCGACACGGACACCCGGATCGCAGTGGCGGTCGCAGAAGGAGTCGCGGCGCAGCTGGCGGACACGGTGGTGGCCCCTGCGGTGGCCATCGGCGCGTCCGGCGAACACGCGGGATTCCCGGGCACGCTCTCGATCGGGACGAAGGTTCTGGCCGACGTGCTGATCGAGATCGTGAGGACGGCAGGGCCCGAGTTCGCCCGCATCGTGGTCGTCAACGGTCACGGCGGCAATGCCTACGCGTTGCGCGCGGCCGTGGCGACCTGCGCGGCCGAGGGTCGTGCGCTCGACGTCTGGTCGGTGCGCCTGCCGGGGGCCGATGCGCATGCCGGCTTGACCGAAACGTCGCTCCTGCTGCATCTCGCACCGGAGCTCGTGCGGCTGGCGGCAGCAGAGAGCGGGAACACCGATCCCATCGATGAGCTGCTCCCGAAGATGATGGAGTGCGGCGTTCGGGAAGTGTCGCCGAACGGCGTGCTCGGCGATCCGACGGGGGCGACTCCCGAGCACGGTGCCGCGCTCCTTTCGGCGCTGGTCGACGACGCCATCGCCCAGATCGACACCCGGTAGTCGCAGTCTGCGCCCGCGCCTGCGACGCTGGGCCGATGCAACGACCCGTAGCCCTCGTCACCGGCGCCGCCCGCGGCATGGGCGCCGCGACTGTCGCCCGTCTCGTCGCCGACGGCTGGTCGGTCGTCGCCACCGACATCTGTGCCGACGAGCCAGCGATCCCGTACGGCATGGGCACACTCGCGGAGCTCGAGGCGGTGGCGGCCGCCGGCGGTGAGTTCGTCACCCCGGTGGTCGCCGATGTGCGCGACCAGGCGGCGATGCGCGCCGCGGTCGCCACTGCCGTCGACCTGTTCGGTCGGCTCGACGCGGCCATCGCGGTCGCCGGCGTGTTCGCCGCCGGTGACCGGCTGTGGGAGGTGTCCGACGCCGAGTGGGACGCCGTGGTCGACATCGACCTGCGCGGCGTGTTCCACACGGCCCGCGCCGCGATCCCGGCGATCCTCGAGAGTCCCGAGCCGTGGCGGGGACGCTTCGTCGCCATCGCCTCGACCGCCGCGATGGTCGGGCTCAAGAACATGGCGCCCTATGTGGCGGCCAAGCACGGCGTCGTCGGTCTCGTCCGGTCGTTGGCCGTCGACCTGTCCGGTACCGGTGTCACGGCCAACGCGGTGGCTCCCGGCTCGACCCGCACCGCGATCATCGAGGCATCGGCGGCCGCCTACGACACCGATGTCGGCGAGTTCGCGGAACATCAGCGGCCCATCGGCCGGCTGATCGAGCCCGACGAGATCGCCGGCGCGGTGGCGTACCTGTGCTCGGAGGCGGCTGCGGCCGTGACCGGGATCGTGCTTCCCGTCGACGGCGGGATGACGAGCACCATCTGACGGCGGGCCGCGGCGCGGACTACCGTCTCGGTTCTCGCTTCACGAAGGACGAACAACGATGAGAACACGCGCCGCAGTGCTGTACGGGGCCAACCAGGAATGGAAGGTCGAGGAGATCGAGCTCGACGCTCCGGGCAAGGGTGAGGTGCTGATCAAGACCCATGCCGCCGGCCTGTGTCACTCCGACGAACACCTCGTCACCGGCGATCTGGCCGGCGACACCTTGTTTCCCGTCATCGGCGGGCACGAGGGGTCCGGAGTCGTCATCGAGGTGGGTGAGGGCGTGACCGACTTCGAGGTCGGCGACCATGTCGCCGTCTCGTTCGTGCCCGCGTGCGGCAAGTGTCGTTGGTGCGCATCGGGTCAGCAGAACCTCTGCAATCTCGGCGCCGGCACGCTCGGTCCGGGCATGATCTCCGATGGTCGCTGTGGTCACCACGGCCCCGCCGGTGAAGACATCAACACCATGGCCAAGCTCGGCACGTTCGCCGAGCACATGCTCCTGAGCGAGGACTCGGTGATCAAGGTCGACAAGGACCTTCCGCTCATCCCGGTCGCGCTCGTGAGCTGTGGCGTCGCCACGGGCTACGGCAGCGCCGTGAACCGCGCCGAGGTGACCGCCGGCGACACCGTCGTCGTGGTCGGCTGTGGCGGCATCGGGGCCAATGTGCTCCAGGGTGCGAAGGCTGCCGGCGCGATGAATGTCGTCGCCGTCGATCCCTCGGAGTTCAAGCGCGAGAAGGCAGCCGAGTTCGGCGCGACCCACACCGCCGCCTCGATGGAAGAGGCGATGGCGCTGGTGGGCGGACTCACCGAGGGGGTCATGGCCGACAGCGTCATCCTCTCCGCCGGTGTGATCCACGGCGACATGCTCGCCCCGGCCCAGTTCCTGACCCGCAAGGGCGGCACGATCGTCGTCACCGGTCTCGCTCCGATGATGCAGATGGACGTGCAGCTCAACCTCTTCGAGCTGGCCATGATGAACAAGCAGATCAGGGGCACGATCTTCGGTTCCGACAGCCCTCGTCGGGCGGTACCGAGGCTCTTGAGCATGTACCAGGCCGGCCAGTTGAAGCTCGACGAGCTCGTGACCAAGACCTACACCCTCGACCAGATCAACGAGGGCTACCAGGACATGCGCGACGACAAGAACATCCGCGGCGTTCTCGTCTTCGACTAGCGGTCGGGCCGTTCGGGCGCGGGCCGGCACAGCAGTGTGCTGCCACCGATGGCGAGGAGACGACCGTCGTCGGACCAAGTCTCGGACTCGACACCGATGATCCCGGCGCGCCCGACCGGCGCCGCGCCCCAACCGAGCAGCCACTCGTGGTCGTGGGCCGGCTGGAGGAAGCGGCAGGTGAGCTCGATCGTGGGAGCGAACCACTCGAGTTCACCGGTGTGCGCGTTGGTCGCCGCTCCCCACGCGTCGAGGTCGGTGACGATCAGAACGCGGGTGTCGTCGAGCCACGGCTGATCGAAGCGAGGGCCGTCGACGAAGCGGTACCAGGCGGCCTGGTCGGGCTCGCTCGGGGCGCGGTTCGCCCAGTCGTCGGTCCACTGCGTCGGTCGGTGGTCGAGGCGGTTCCAGAACTCGTGCATGACCTGTTCGCCCTGGGCGGCCAGGCGGTCGTGGAAGCTCGGCAGCTGGGTGTGGTGGGCCACGTCGGGCCCGCGTCGCGCGGTGTGGTGGTCGAGTCCTTCGTCGGCGTCGGTACCCCACACCGTTGCCTCGAGGAGGGGCCGGTCGTCCTGCGCCATCACCACCCTCGTGCAGGTCGCGACGCGCGTGGTTCGCAGTGTCTCGACCCGCAGGGTCACCGGCGCGAACCGGGCGGCAGCGAGAAAGCTCGTGTTGATCGAGGCCGGGCGGCCGCGGCCGCAGTGATCGCCCGCGGCGCGCAGCGCGATCGACGCGATGTAGCCCCCCATCGGGCCCCAGATGGCCCACTCCTCGGAGGGGTGCGCCGTGTAGGTGCTCCATTGCTCGCCCCGCTCCGTGAGGACGATCGCCGTGTCGCGTTCGAGGTCTGCCACGGGGCGACCGTAGCGGCCCGGGTGGGTGGCAGTTCGAGGATTTCGGCGTCGGGATCGGTCTAGCCTTCCGACGTGACCGCACCGCTGATCGTCGACGTGTTCAGAGGCGGCGACGTCGAGAGCCGCCACGAGGTCGATGTCGTCGCGGTCGAGCCGGGGGGCCGCATTCTCTGGTCGCGCGGCGACGGGACGCGTGACGTGTTCGCTCGGTCTGCGCTCAAGCCGGTGCAGGCGGTTCCCCTGGTGAGCACCGGAGCTGGGGACGCGATCGGCGACGAACGACTGGCGATCGCCTGTGCGAGCCACGGCGGCGAGCCGCGTCACGTTGCGGTCGTCGATGCCTGGCTCGCCGACATCGGGTTCACCGTGGCGGACCTGGAATGTGGCGCCCACCCACCCTCGCATCGGCCGAGTGCCGATGCCCTGGCGGCCTCCGGAGAGCCGGCGACCGCTCGCCACAACAACTGTTCGGGCAAGCACGTGGGCTTTCTGTCGGTCTGTCGACACCTCGACATCGATCCGGCCGGCTACCTCTCGCCCACCCACGTCCTCCAGGCCGACCATCTGACCCCGGCGATCGAGGCGTGCTGCGGTGTCTCGTTGGCCGACTCGGTGCCGGGCGTCGACGGGTGCGGGATCCCCGTCTGGTCGATGCCGCTCGACCGTCTGGCCGCCGGGTGGACATCGCTCGGCTCGCTTCCCGAGGGCCGTCGCATCCTGACGGCGATGACCGCGGAGCCGTTCATGGTGGGCGGCACCGACCGTGCCTGCACCCGGATCATCGGGGACGGCGACGGCCGGCTCGTGGTCAAGACCGGCGCCGAAGGCGTCTACTGCGGAATCGCGCTCGACTCCGGGACCGCGGTCGCGCTGAAGGTCCGCGACGGCGCGACCCGGGCGTCCGAGATGGCGATCGAGTGGGCGATGGCCGAGCTCGGCGCGTGCCCGCCGCCACCGCCACAGGTGCTGCGCAACTGGATCGGAACGGAGGTCGGGTCGATCCGGGTCGTGGCCTGAAGCTGCGAACTATCGGTACCGGGCGCTGCGCTGGTACCTTCTGCCGCGTTCACCGTCTCGCCCGAACACGTCCTCCGAGGGGATCATCATGAAGACCAGAGCCGCCATTCTTCGAGAAGTCGGAGCCGACTGGAGCGTCGAGGAGATCGAACTCGACGAGCCGCAGGCGGGAGAGATCCTCGTCAAGACCCTGGCTGCCGGCATGTGCCATTCCGATGAGCACGCCCACGACGGCACCATGCCGGTACCGATGCCACTGATCGGTGGTCACGAAGGCGCCGGCGAGGTCATCGCGCTCGGCGAGGGCGTCACCGAGTTCGAGATCGGCGACCACATCTCGTGCTCGTTCATCCCGTCGTGCGGCAAGTGCCGCTGGTGTGCCTCGGGCCAGCAGAACCTGTGCGATCTCGGCATGCACCTGATGGAGCCCGGCATGATGGCCGGCGGGTTCCGTCACCACAGCGCGGCGGGTGAGGATCTCACCCCGCTGCTCAAGCTCGGCACGTTCGCCGAACACATGGTCCTGAGCGTCGACTCCGCGATCAAGGTCCAAAAGGACATCCCGGCCGGCCCGGCCGCCCTCGTGAGTTGCGGTGTCACCACCGGCTACGGCTCCGCGGTCAATCGCGCCGGCGTGACCGCGGGCGACACGGTCGTCATCGTCGGCTGTGGTGGTCTCGGCCATGCCGCGATCCAGGGCGCCAAGGTCGCCGGGGCGATGAACGTGGTCGCCGTCGACCCGTCGGAGTTCAAGCGCGAGAGCGCCCAGGAGTTCGGGGCCACCCACGCAGCGGCTTCGATGGAAGAGGCGATGGCCCTCGTCGGCGGTATCACCGAGGGAGTGATGGCCGACAGCGTCATCCTCACCCCGGGTGTCCTCACCGGCGACATGATCGCTCCCGCTCAGTTCCTCACCCGCAAGGGCGGCACCATCGTGGCAACCGCGGTGGCCAATGCGATGGCGATGGACGTGCAGCTCAACCTCTTCGAGTTCGCCATGATGAACAAGGAGCTCAAGGGCTGCCTGTTCGGTTCGGCCGCGCCTCGCAAGGAGATCCCGCATCTCCTCTCGATGTATCAGGCCGGTCAGCTCAAGCTCGACGAGATGATCACCAACACCTACACGCTGGATCAGATCAACGAGGGCTACGCCGACATGCTCGCGAACAAGAACGTGCGCGGCGTCATCACCTTCGACTGATCCGGACCTTCATGACCTCGCTCGACGACGCCGCGGTGCTCGACGCGCTCGACGCGGCGATCGTCGGGCGCCGCCGTGAGCTCGAACTCCTGGTCGCGGCGCTCGCTGCAGATCGCCATGTGCTGCTCGAAGGCCCGCCCGGTACGGGCAAGTCGACGATGTTGCGCGAAGTGGCCAACGCCGCAGGCACGGGGTTCGTCTTCGTCGAGGGCAACGCCGAGCTGACCCCGGCGCGCCTGGCCGGTCAGTTCGACCCGGCGAGAGTTCTCGAGGAGGGCTACACCCCCGACGTGTTCGTCGACGGGCCGTTGCTCGAGGCGCTGCGGGCGGGCTCGCTGCTCTACCTAGAGGAGCTCAATCGTGTCCCCGAGGAGACGGTCAACCTCCTCATCTCGGTGATGTCGGAGGGGGAGCTGCATCTTCCCCGGCTCGGCCGGGTCGAGGCCGCACCCGGGTTCCGACTCGTGGCGGCGATGAACCCGTTCGACAATGTGGGGACGGCCCGTGTGTCCGGCGCGGTGTACGACCGGATGTGTCGGATCGCCATGGGCTACCAGTCCCGCGACGACGAGGCCGACATCGTGAGTCGTCGGGCCTGTGAGGCCGGCGACCTGATCATGACGCGTGCCGTCTTGGTGACCCGGGGGACGCGGAACCAC encodes:
- a CDS encoding TauD/TfdA family dioxygenase; amino-acid sequence: MASFETRRLTPILGAEITGLPRVDTLDDDAVDELMAAVHEHQVVFIRDQDDLTDEQHLAFMLRIGSPYIHPLARVAGRTEAVAEHIVDDADHPPFQDRWHTDVSWDLEPPAIGSLRPIEMPAHGGDTLWASMYAAHDALSAGMRALLTGLTAHHDIGSGEAFKTKGGVDVFEMARQLLPDTRHPVIGTHPVTGRSYLYVNRQFTRRIVELERRESEALLGFLVDQAEQPNRCIRHTWTVGELCLWDERSTQHFATADHYPARREMARVAVGDRV
- the mftE gene encoding mycofactocin biosynthesis peptidyl-dipeptidase MftE; translation: MSLGSRTSPSLSDRALTLLLPLGATEQHGPHLPLDTDTRIAVAVAEGVAAQLADTVVAPAVAIGASGEHAGFPGTLSIGTKVLADVLIEIVRTAGPEFARIVVVNGHGGNAYALRAAVATCAAEGRALDVWSVRLPGADAHAGLTETSLLLHLAPELVRLAAAESGNTDPIDELLPKMMECGVREVSPNGVLGDPTGATPEHGAALLSALVDDAIAQIDTR
- a CDS encoding mycofactocin-coupled SDR family oxidoreductase, translated to MQRPVALVTGAARGMGAATVARLVADGWSVVATDICADEPAIPYGMGTLAELEAVAAAGGEFVTPVVADVRDQAAMRAAVATAVDLFGRLDAAIAVAGVFAAGDRLWEVSDAEWDAVVDIDLRGVFHTARAAIPAILESPEPWRGRFVAIASTAAMVGLKNMAPYVAAKHGVVGLVRSLAVDLSGTGVTANAVAPGSTRTAIIEASAAAYDTDVGEFAEHQRPIGRLIEPDEIAGAVAYLCSEAAAAVTGIVLPVDGGMTSTI
- a CDS encoding NDMA-dependent alcohol dehydrogenase, whose amino-acid sequence is MRTRAAVLYGANQEWKVEEIELDAPGKGEVLIKTHAAGLCHSDEHLVTGDLAGDTLFPVIGGHEGSGVVIEVGEGVTDFEVGDHVAVSFVPACGKCRWCASGQQNLCNLGAGTLGPGMISDGRCGHHGPAGEDINTMAKLGTFAEHMLLSEDSVIKVDKDLPLIPVALVSCGVATGYGSAVNRAEVTAGDTVVVVGCGGIGANVLQGAKAAGAMNVVAVDPSEFKREKAAEFGATHTAASMEEAMALVGGLTEGVMADSVILSAGVIHGDMLAPAQFLTRKGGTIVVTGLAPMMQMDVQLNLFELAMMNKQIRGTIFGSDSPRRAVPRLLSMYQAGQLKLDELVTKTYTLDQINEGYQDMRDDKNIRGVLVFD
- a CDS encoding thioesterase family protein — protein: MADLERDTAIVLTERGEQWSTYTAHPSEEWAIWGPMGGYIASIALRAAGDHCGRGRPASINTSFLAAARFAPVTLRVETLRTTRVATCTRVVMAQDDRPLLEATVWGTDADEGLDHHTARRGPDVAHHTQLPSFHDRLAAQGEQVMHEFWNRLDHRPTQWTDDWANRAPSEPDQAAWYRFVDGPRFDQPWLDDTRVLIVTDLDAWGAATNAHTGELEWFAPTIELTCRFLQPAHDHEWLLGWGAAPVGRAGIIGVESETWSDDGRLLAIGGSTLLCRPAPERPDR
- a CDS encoding asparaginase, encoding MTAPLIVDVFRGGDVESRHEVDVVAVEPGGRILWSRGDGTRDVFARSALKPVQAVPLVSTGAGDAIGDERLAIACASHGGEPRHVAVVDAWLADIGFTVADLECGAHPPSHRPSADALAASGEPATARHNNCSGKHVGFLSVCRHLDIDPAGYLSPTHVLQADHLTPAIEACCGVSLADSVPGVDGCGIPVWSMPLDRLAAGWTSLGSLPEGRRILTAMTAEPFMVGGTDRACTRIIGDGDGRLVVKTGAEGVYCGIALDSGTAVALKVRDGATRASEMAIEWAMAELGACPPPPPQVLRNWIGTEVGSIRVVA
- a CDS encoding NDMA-dependent alcohol dehydrogenase encodes the protein MKTRAAILREVGADWSVEEIELDEPQAGEILVKTLAAGMCHSDEHAHDGTMPVPMPLIGGHEGAGEVIALGEGVTEFEIGDHISCSFIPSCGKCRWCASGQQNLCDLGMHLMEPGMMAGGFRHHSAAGEDLTPLLKLGTFAEHMVLSVDSAIKVQKDIPAGPAALVSCGVTTGYGSAVNRAGVTAGDTVVIVGCGGLGHAAIQGAKVAGAMNVVAVDPSEFKRESAQEFGATHAAASMEEAMALVGGITEGVMADSVILTPGVLTGDMIAPAQFLTRKGGTIVATAVANAMAMDVQLNLFEFAMMNKELKGCLFGSAAPRKEIPHLLSMYQAGQLKLDEMITNTYTLDQINEGYADMLANKNVRGVITFD
- a CDS encoding MoxR family ATPase is translated as MTSLDDAAVLDALDAAIVGRRRELELLVAALAADRHVLLEGPPGTGKSTMLREVANAAGTGFVFVEGNAELTPARLAGQFDPARVLEEGYTPDVFVDGPLLEALRAGSLLYLEELNRVPEETVNLLISVMSEGELHLPRLGRVEAAPGFRLVAAMNPFDNVGTARVSGAVYDRMCRIAMGYQSRDDEADIVSRRACEAGDLIMTRAVLVTRGTRNHADVRVGSSVRGAIDLVEVATRLASIRRAEVTDPEIGLDAALVALSGRIRLHEGGDRQPEDVIRDLWAQVLAAENPAPEPEVDEDPGKVGAP